The following is a genomic window from bacterium.
TGGCTTGTGCTTGGAATAATAGTAATTTTCTTTGTCCAGTTCTCGCAAATGCAGGGTAAGAGTACAAAAAAGATTGTATACAGTCAATTCATAGCAGATATTAATGCTGGCAGTGTGAAAAATGTTGAAATAGCAGGTAAGAATATTTCAGGACAATATGTCACTGGGGATAAATTCACGACATATGCAATAGAAAATCCAGATTTATGGAAGTTTCTAAAAGAGCATAATGTTGAGGCAAAAGGGAAACCGGAGACAAGTGTATGGCAGCAACTAGTAGTAGGCACAATTCCATTTTTATTATTTATAGGCTTTCTGTGGTTCTTTGTATATAGACAGATGCAAGCTGGTGGCAAGCAAGCATTTTCCTTTGGTAAAAGCAGAGCCAAGATGATAAAGGAAGATAGACCTAAAATAACTTTTAAAGATGTAGCAGGTATAGATGAAGCAAAAGAGGAGCTACAGGAGATAATAGAATTTCTAAAGACCCCAGAGAAATTTCAGAAATTAGGTGGTAAGTTACCAAAAGGAGTATTGTTGATGGGGCATCCAGGCACAGGAAAGACGCTCTTGGCAAAGGCAGTTGCTGGAGAGGCAAAATGTGCTTTTTTCAGTATAAGCGGTTCTGATTTTGTAGAGATGTTTGTAGGAGTAGGGGCATCACGTGTGCGGGACTTATTTGAGCAGGGAAAAAGGAATAGTCCGTGTTTGATTTTTATAGATGAGATTGATGCAGTAGGTAGGCAGCGCTTTGCTGGTCTTGGCGGTGGACATGATGAAAGAGAACAGACCCTAAATGCTTTACTTGTGGAAATGGATGGATTTAATACAAAAGAGGGTGTAATTTTAATTGCTGCAACAAATCGGCCCGATGTGCTGGATCCAGCACTTCTGAGACCCGGTAGATTCGATAGAACTATTATGGTTGAGATGCCAGATATCAAAGGCAGAATGGGTATATTGAAAGTTCATACAAAGAACCTTATACTTGGCAAAGATGTTGCTCTTAATGTCGTTGCAAGAGGGACGCCTGGTATGTCAGGTGCAGATCTGGAGAACCTATGTAATGAAGCTGCGATTGTTGCATCAAGAAAGAATAAAAGCAAGATTGGAATGTCTGATTTTGAGGAAGCCAGAGATAAAGTAATGATGGGAATAGAGCGAAAAAGTCTTGTTATTAGTGATGAGGAAAAGAAGATTATTGCCTACCATGAAGCTGGGCATACATTGGTTCAGTATTACTTACCTGATTCAGATCCCATTCATAAAGTTTCAATTATTCCAAGAGGAAGAGCTCTGGGTCTGACTCATATATTGCCTGAGAAGGATAAGTACATTGAGAGCAAATCGCATTATATGAGTAATTTAGTAAGTTTGATGGGAGGAAGAGCTGCAGAGATTTTAGTGTTTAATAATACGTACACAGGTGCTAGGAATGATATAAAGGTTGCTACAGAGCTTGCCAGACAAATGGTATGTGAATGGGGAATGAGCGAAAAACTTGGGCCTCTTACATTTGGCCGCAGGCATAATCAGGTTTTTCTTGGAAGAGATATAACAGAAGAAAGAGAATATAGCGAGGACACAGCAAAGAAGATAGATATAGAAGTTCGCAATCTGATTGAAAGTGCATATAAACAGGCAGAAGACACTATTAAGAAGAAACGGGACAAATTGGAGAAACTTGTAAAGGAATTGCTGGAGAAAGAAGTAATTGACAGAAAGGATGTAGAGGCTATTCTTGAAGGCAAATCTGCAAAGAAGAAACCAATAAATAAATCTCGTAAAAAGGAATCTTGATTCAGATAACTTCCCATGCATAGTAAATTCATATTGAGATGTGGTAAACACACAATAGATTTGAGAAAAAAGCCAGCATTAATGGGTATATTGAATGTAACCCCGGATTCTTTTTCTGATGGAGGATTATACAATACACATCAAAAAGCAATAAATCGGGTTGATGAGATGGTCGTAGAGGGGGCGGATATTATAGATATAGGAGGGGAGTCAACACGTCCGGGAGCAGAACCAGTTACAGAAAAAGAAGAAAGCTCCAGAGTTATCTCTTTGATAAAGGAGATAGTTAAGAAATTTAATCTGCCTGTTTCAATTGATACAAGAAAAGCAGAAGTTGCGAAGAAGGCTCTGGACGCAGGCGCTTGTATGGTAAATAATGTAGGGGGATTGAAAGGGAACAGGGAACTTGGTAAAATTGTTGCACATTATGATGTTCCTATTATTCTTATGCATATGAGAGGAAATCCGCAGACTATGCAAAAGGATATTAAATACAGATCGGTCGTCTCAGATATTATAGAGGAATTAAAAAGCAGTATAGCCCTGGCACAGGATGCTGGAATAAGAGAAGATAATATCTTGGTAGATC
Proteins encoded in this region:
- the ftsH gene encoding ATP-dependent zinc metalloprotease FtsH, encoding MSKSKFNKPKLNKFNKTLAIWLVLGIIVIFFVQFSQMQGKSTKKIVYSQFIADINAGSVKNVEIAGKNISGQYVTGDKFTTYAIENPDLWKFLKEHNVEAKGKPETSVWQQLVVGTIPFLLFIGFLWFFVYRQMQAGGKQAFSFGKSRAKMIKEDRPKITFKDVAGIDEAKEELQEIIEFLKTPEKFQKLGGKLPKGVLLMGHPGTGKTLLAKAVAGEAKCAFFSISGSDFVEMFVGVGASRVRDLFEQGKRNSPCLIFIDEIDAVGRQRFAGLGGGHDEREQTLNALLVEMDGFNTKEGVILIAATNRPDVLDPALLRPGRFDRTIMVEMPDIKGRMGILKVHTKNLILGKDVALNVVARGTPGMSGADLENLCNEAAIVASRKNKSKIGMSDFEEARDKVMMGIERKSLVISDEEKKIIAYHEAGHTLVQYYLPDSDPIHKVSIIPRGRALGLTHILPEKDKYIESKSHYMSNLVSLMGGRAAEILVFNNTYTGARNDIKVATELARQMVCEWGMSEKLGPLTFGRRHNQVFLGRDITEEREYSEDTAKKIDIEVRNLIESAYKQAEDTIKKKRDKLEKLVKELLEKEVIDRKDVEAILEGKSAKKKPINKSRKKES
- the folP gene encoding dihydropteroate synthase; this encodes MHSKFILRCGKHTIDLRKKPALMGILNVTPDSFSDGGLYNTHQKAINRVDEMVVEGADIIDIGGESTRPGAEPVTEKEESSRVISLIKEIVKKFNLPVSIDTRKAEVAKKALDAGACMVNNVGGLKGNRELGKIVAHYDVPIILMHMRGNPQTMQKDIKYRSVVSDIIEELKSSIALAQDAGIREDNILVDPGIGFGKTTEDNLKIINRISEFKILGKPVVLGPSRKSFIGNVLNLDVKERLEGTLAAVAYAVLKDVSIIRVHDVVETRRVIDMIKAIKDV